A genome region from Arachis duranensis cultivar V14167 chromosome 8, aradu.V14167.gnm2.J7QH, whole genome shotgun sequence includes the following:
- the LOC107462815 gene encoding uncharacterized protein LOC107462815 isoform X5 has protein sequence MAVAAFKSSSRRGNRNQNHSNSTSATSARSSRQESRTNAPIRRSRSVSAFSRGSSDISTEFLNKRDNPLFCSATPSLPPGNDDAQPPPSSVLLEASDFDRPTPSASDPNNKAFGARGRHVTRNVDAKGGSWSSSTGRSLSRSDAGRRTRSASQCPASRRPWSYSTSESETDALDSSDLRFVESNRKGGLFGSDSGMVDQVRDLRRWSSQHSSTKSSLETQRCADAVSMSVQGGPLVTSDVYETVRSEVRRAISEIQTDLESAIQRSNATAIAVTNIADIPPCLVNPDAEELVFEIRREYAQKLEETLSYMQSQERARNLRANLAVEEHCGQELDRILKEVLPYPKTPNVQKSHPTRKNSIERRRMSKRLAEDAKAYFDECVSLSTFDSSDFSSQDDPPVTSVGPPIPSDSYECLLQESASHGQLISRNYDVSQPCTVIDTAGSPESSCKSRFSFSQKSPESSGLADDIQQYIKMFEKNVLRSPNMRSGYHDIREYSYQSPTESLLVDRVILKNRIEAGGLLLCSGGSILWSKYCGIGI, from the exons ATGGCCGTTGCAGCATTCAAATCATCCTCCAGAAGAGGAAACCGAAACCAAAACCATTCAAATTCCACCTCCGCAACTTCTGCCAGATCCTCCCGCCAGGAATCACGAACCAATGCCCCCATTCGAAGGTCAAGGAGCGTAAGCGCGTTTTCCAGGGGCAGTTCGGACATTTCCACTGAATTCCTCAACAAGAGAGACAACCCTCTCTTCTGCAGCGCCACCCCTTCATTACCACCCGGTAACGACGACGCCCAACCGCCGCCCAGCTCAGTTCTTCTAGAAGCCTCCGATTTCGACAGACCCACACCATCTGCTTCCGATCCCAATAACAAGGCCTTCGGTGCACGTGGCCGTCACGTGACGCGAAATGTTGATGCCAAAGGAGGGTCGTGGTCCTCGTCAACGGGTCGGAGCTTGTCGAGATCGGATGCGGGTCGCCGCACTCGATCGGCTTCTCAATGTCCGGCTTCGAGGCGGCCATGGAGTTATTCAACTTCTGAG AGCGAAACTGATGCTTTAGATAGCAGTGATCTGAGGTTTGTTGAGAGTAATAGAAAAGGTGGTTTGTTTGGAAGTGATAGTGGTATGGTGGATCAAGTGAGAGATCTGCGCAGGTGGTCTAGTCAGCATTCATCTACCAAG TCTAGCTTGGAAACTCAGAGGTGTGCAGATGCAGTTTCTATG TCAGTACAAGGAGGTCCGCTGGTAACCAGTGATGTATACGAGACAGTTCGCTCTGAAGTGAGGCGTGCTATTTCTGAGATTCAGACTGATCTTGAGAGT GCTATCCAAAGGAGTAATGCCACTGCTATTGCTGTTACCAACATAGCTGATATTCCTCCTTGCTTGGTAAACCCGGATGCGGAAGAATTGGTTTTTGAGATCAGAAGAGAGTATGCCCAAAAGCTTGAAGAG ACCTTGTCATACATGCAGTCCCAGGAGCGAGCTAGAAATCTTAGAGCAAACCTGGCTGTTGAAGAACATTGTGGACAGGAACTGGACAGAATCTTGAAAGAAGTTTTACCTTATCCAAAGACCCCTAATGTGCAGAAGTCTCATCCAACAAGAAAG AATAGCATAGAAAGAAGGCGGATGTCAAAACGTCTTGCAGAAGATGCAAAGGCTTATTTTGATGAGTGTGTTTCGCTATCAACATTTGATAGTTCAGACTTCTCATCACAAGATGATCCTCCCGTCACTTCCGTGGGGCCCCCTATTCCATCTGATAGTTATGAATGTTTACTCCAG GAATCAGCTTCTCATGGACAATTGATTAGTAGAAACTATGACGTTTCACAACCATGTACCGTCATTGATACTGCTGGCTCCCCGGAATCAAGTTGCAAATCTCGCTTCTCATTTTCACAGAAATCACCTGAGAGTTCTGGATTGGCAGATGACATCCAACAATACATAAAGATGTTTGAAAAGAATGTATTAAGGTCACCAAATATGAGATCAGGTTATCATGACATTCGTGAATACAGTTATCAATCTCCAACGGAGAGTTTGTTGGTTGATAGGGTGATACTAAAAAACAGAATTGAGGCTGGTGGTTTGCTGCTTTGTAGTGGCGGTAGTATATTATGGTCAAAATATTGTGGGATAGGAATTTGA
- the LOC107462815 gene encoding uncharacterized protein LOC107462815 isoform X6, producing the protein MAVAAFKSSSRRGNRNQNHSNSTSATSARSSRQESRTNAPIRRSRSVSAFSRGSSDISTEFLNKRDNPLFCSATPSLPPGNDDAQPPPSSVLLEASDFDRPTPSASDPNNKAFGARGRHVTRNVDAKGGSWSSSTGRSLSRSDAGRRTRSASQCPASRRPWSYSTSESSLETQRCADAVSMVSSGYGSDVKTIKAVSEKMSVQGGPLVTSDVYETVRSEVRRAISEIQTDLESAIQRSNATAIAVTNIADIPPCLVNPDAEELVFEIRREYAQKLEETLSYMQSQERARNLRANLAVEEHCGQELDRILKEVLPYPKTPNVQKSHPTRKNSIERRRMSKRLAEDAKAYFDECVSLSTFDSSDFSSQDDPPVTSVGPPIPSDSYECLLQESASHGQLISRNYDVSQPCTVIDTAGSPESSCKSRFSFSQKSPESSGLADDIQQYIKMFEKNVLRSPNMRSGYHDIREYSYQSPTESLLVDRVILKNRIEAGGLLLCSGGSILWSKYCGIGI; encoded by the exons ATGGCCGTTGCAGCATTCAAATCATCCTCCAGAAGAGGAAACCGAAACCAAAACCATTCAAATTCCACCTCCGCAACTTCTGCCAGATCCTCCCGCCAGGAATCACGAACCAATGCCCCCATTCGAAGGTCAAGGAGCGTAAGCGCGTTTTCCAGGGGCAGTTCGGACATTTCCACTGAATTCCTCAACAAGAGAGACAACCCTCTCTTCTGCAGCGCCACCCCTTCATTACCACCCGGTAACGACGACGCCCAACCGCCGCCCAGCTCAGTTCTTCTAGAAGCCTCCGATTTCGACAGACCCACACCATCTGCTTCCGATCCCAATAACAAGGCCTTCGGTGCACGTGGCCGTCACGTGACGCGAAATGTTGATGCCAAAGGAGGGTCGTGGTCCTCGTCAACGGGTCGGAGCTTGTCGAGATCGGATGCGGGTCGCCGCACTCGATCGGCTTCTCAATGTCCGGCTTCGAGGCGGCCATGGAGTTATTCAACTTCTGAG TCTAGCTTGGAAACTCAGAGGTGTGCAGATGCAGTTTCTATGGTGAGCTCTGGATATGGATCTGATGTGAAAACTATCAAAGCTGTTAGTGAAAAGATG TCAGTACAAGGAGGTCCGCTGGTAACCAGTGATGTATACGAGACAGTTCGCTCTGAAGTGAGGCGTGCTATTTCTGAGATTCAGACTGATCTTGAGAGT GCTATCCAAAGGAGTAATGCCACTGCTATTGCTGTTACCAACATAGCTGATATTCCTCCTTGCTTGGTAAACCCGGATGCGGAAGAATTGGTTTTTGAGATCAGAAGAGAGTATGCCCAAAAGCTTGAAGAG ACCTTGTCATACATGCAGTCCCAGGAGCGAGCTAGAAATCTTAGAGCAAACCTGGCTGTTGAAGAACATTGTGGACAGGAACTGGACAGAATCTTGAAAGAAGTTTTACCTTATCCAAAGACCCCTAATGTGCAGAAGTCTCATCCAACAAGAAAG AATAGCATAGAAAGAAGGCGGATGTCAAAACGTCTTGCAGAAGATGCAAAGGCTTATTTTGATGAGTGTGTTTCGCTATCAACATTTGATAGTTCAGACTTCTCATCACAAGATGATCCTCCCGTCACTTCCGTGGGGCCCCCTATTCCATCTGATAGTTATGAATGTTTACTCCAG GAATCAGCTTCTCATGGACAATTGATTAGTAGAAACTATGACGTTTCACAACCATGTACCGTCATTGATACTGCTGGCTCCCCGGAATCAAGTTGCAAATCTCGCTTCTCATTTTCACAGAAATCACCTGAGAGTTCTGGATTGGCAGATGACATCCAACAATACATAAAGATGTTTGAAAAGAATGTATTAAGGTCACCAAATATGAGATCAGGTTATCATGACATTCGTGAATACAGTTATCAATCTCCAACGGAGAGTTTGTTGGTTGATAGGGTGATACTAAAAAACAGAATTGAGGCTGGTGGTTTGCTGCTTTGTAGTGGCGGTAGTATATTATGGTCAAAATATTGTGGGATAGGAATTTGA